The Exiguobacterium aurantiacum DSM 6208 genome includes a window with the following:
- a CDS encoding acyltransferase family protein, producing MRNHWYDNIKGVLVLFVVFGHLLTDVRGAYDDLLPNWIYLFLYTFHMPLFIMLSGYFFRENRYLRVIQLFVVYVIWQVILGSWFAFTEGIPLLSIDNPGLNVLKPYWALWYLMAIIIWYVITPYVTQLKGYVLYALLFALLFGFQAESTGFFALRKVVMFYPFFLIGNWMSARNTLNFFELPKRAEQRNRYRIGGAAVFTTITLGLLASMSFQKEDAFYHVGNLFKFRFAYETAVPEAMWSGPFAFLIVYTVSLLMAISFALIIPGRELPVFTRAGKYSLYVYLVHVFLVVGWKAFVPAAFMPTSWLQLLVLFGVAFVIVLLIISPPAVRLLRPLVEIDVRRVQDDRATKA from the coding sequence ATGCGAAATCATTGGTACGACAATATTAAAGGCGTGCTCGTCCTGTTCGTCGTGTTCGGTCACTTGTTGACCGATGTGCGCGGCGCCTATGACGACCTGTTGCCGAATTGGATTTATTTATTTTTATACACGTTTCATATGCCGTTGTTCATCATGCTGAGCGGTTACTTCTTCCGGGAGAACCGTTATTTGCGCGTCATCCAACTGTTCGTCGTCTATGTCATCTGGCAAGTCATCCTCGGTTCGTGGTTCGCCTTCACCGAGGGCATCCCGCTCTTGTCGATCGACAATCCGGGACTGAACGTGTTGAAGCCGTACTGGGCGCTCTGGTACTTGATGGCGATCATCATCTGGTACGTCATCACACCGTACGTCACCCAGTTGAAAGGGTACGTCCTGTACGCGCTGTTGTTCGCGCTGTTGTTCGGCTTCCAGGCCGAGTCGACCGGATTCTTCGCGCTCCGCAAAGTAGTCATGTTCTATCCGTTCTTCTTGATCGGCAACTGGATGAGCGCGCGCAATACACTGAACTTCTTCGAGCTCCCGAAGCGCGCCGAGCAACGAAACCGTTACCGTATCGGCGGGGCGGCCGTCTTCACGACGATCACGCTCGGTCTGCTCGCTTCGATGAGCTTTCAAAAAGAAGACGCGTTCTATCATGTCGGCAACTTGTTCAAGTTCCGCTTCGCCTATGAGACGGCGGTGCCGGAGGCGATGTGGAGCGGCCCGTTCGCGTTCCTCATCGTCTACACGGTGTCGCTCCTCATGGCGATCAGTTTCGCCCTCATCATCCCGGGACGCGAGTTGCCGGTGTTCACGAGGGCCGGCAAGTACAGCCTGTACGTCTACTTGGTGCACGTCTTCCTCGTCGTCGGATGGAAAGCGTTCGTACCGGCCGCGTTCATGCCGACGTCATGGCTCCAGCTCCTCGTCTTGTTCGGGGTGGCGTTCGTGATCGTCCTCCTCATCATCAGTCCGCCCGCGGTCCGGCTTTTGCGTCCGCTCGTCGAGATCGATGTCCGGCGCGTACAGGACGATCGGGCGACAAAGGCGTAA
- a CDS encoding Asp23/Gls24 family envelope stress response protein: MPYGNGMNSTEGDVNVSRHVVEMIAAVAVKETKYVSFTQEDTKLSERALMKHVKVDETEEGVVIQLAVYVAYGQSIIKTITAVQERITQDMDTMLAMTPLAVNVKVVGIQL, from the coding sequence ATGCCATACGGAAATGGAATGAACAGCACTGAAGGAGACGTCAACGTCTCGCGCCACGTCGTCGAAATGATCGCCGCCGTCGCGGTGAAAGAGACGAAGTACGTCTCGTTCACGCAAGAAGACACGAAATTGTCGGAGCGCGCGCTCATGAAGCACGTGAAAGTCGATGAGACCGAGGAAGGCGTCGTCATCCAGCTCGCGGTATACGTCGCGTACGGGCAGTCGATCATTAAGACGATCACGGCCGTCCAAGAACGCATCACGCAAGACATGGACACGATGCTCGCGATGACACCGCTCGCCGTCAACGTGAAAGTCGTCGGCATCCAATTGTAA
- the pgmB gene encoding beta-phosphoglucomutase translates to MSTIEAVIFDLDGVITDTAEYHYLAWKQLGEELGIPFDREFNETLKGVSRTDSLERILALGGRQSDFTPAEKAELANKKNEHYVELIQHISSDDLLPGIVSFLDEIKEAGLKIGMASASKNAFAVVDALGVRHYFDHIVDAATVADSKPHPEVFLKAASALGVKPEHAIGVEDAAAGVTAIKAANMFAVAVGEESMLGHADLIVSSTDELSLGRILERIRA, encoded by the coding sequence ATGTCAACGATTGAAGCAGTCATTTTCGATTTGGACGGTGTCATCACCGACACCGCGGAGTACCATTACCTCGCTTGGAAACAACTCGGGGAAGAGCTCGGCATTCCATTTGACCGTGAGTTCAATGAGACGCTAAAAGGCGTGAGTCGTACTGACTCGCTCGAACGCATCCTTGCGCTCGGCGGAAGACAGTCTGACTTCACACCGGCTGAAAAAGCGGAACTCGCGAACAAGAAGAACGAGCATTATGTTGAACTCATTCAGCACATCTCTTCTGACGATTTGCTACCGGGCATCGTTTCATTCCTCGATGAAATTAAAGAGGCTGGTCTCAAAATCGGGATGGCGTCCGCTTCAAAGAACGCATTCGCGGTCGTTGACGCACTTGGCGTCCGTCATTACTTCGACCACATTGTCGATGCAGCAACTGTCGCCGACTCAAAACCACATCCCGAAGTGTTTTTGAAGGCTGCCTCTGCCCTTGGCGTGAAACCCGAACATGCCATCGGCGTTGAAGACGCAGCCGCAGGCGTGACTGCGATCAAAGCGGCAAACATGTTTGCTGTCGCCGTCGGGGAAGAGTCGATGCTCGGTCATGCAGACCTCATCGTTTCTTCGACCGACGAACTCTCGCTTGGACGCATCCTCGAACGCATCCGAGCGTAA
- a CDS encoding Rok-like winged helix domain-containing protein, protein METTNVNEHIYRELMEIEESYRQLQRRAEYLISELSRDKREDDVMSDATKRLRPRRVNQRYPLEVYVHQVTDLLKERKTMSVRDIQMELELRYRHHISNIYQLMVKIESVNPEIKKIGRGLYTYEAAENVTTEPAHA, encoded by the coding sequence ATGGAAACTACGAACGTCAACGAACACATCTATCGGGAACTGATGGAGATCGAGGAGTCGTATCGTCAATTGCAACGCCGCGCCGAGTATTTGATCTCGGAGCTGAGCCGGGATAAAAGAGAAGATGACGTCATGTCGGATGCGACGAAACGGTTGCGCCCACGTCGTGTCAATCAACGTTACCCGCTCGAAGTGTACGTCCATCAAGTGACGGATTTATTGAAAGAACGGAAGACGATGAGCGTCCGGGATATCCAGATGGAGCTCGAGCTCCGCTACCGGCACCATATTAGCAATATCTATCAGCTTATGGTGAAAATCGAGTCGGTGAACCCGGAAATCAAGAAAATCGGCCGCGGCCTCTATACATATGAAGCAGCTGAGAACGTCACGACGGAACCAGCGCACGCATGA
- a CDS encoding glycosyltransferase family 4 protein — protein MLWIAMLVSFVMAILITPLVRRFAYLIGAVDHPNARKVHMRPMPRIGGLAIFIAFLIGYALLLPASRYNDAILIGAVVIILTGLIDDRFQLSARVKLMGQMIATVVVLHSGMRIEMINLPFDQQLYLGSWSIPVTVLWLIGITNAINLIDGLDGLAAGVSSIALGTIALLAIIQGNVYLTMMALLLLASTLGFLVHNFYPAKIFMGDTGALFLGYMLAVFSLIGFKNVTLFSLVVPVLLLGLPISDTIFAIVRRLVQGRPPMSPDKSHMHHQLIDMGFTTRQAVLLMYGMTFFFGIASILFAKTTMLGAVITFVIVLIVIELIVESTELIHPNYKPIIQTTRRLLGRTNASD, from the coding sequence ATGCTATGGATTGCCATGTTGGTCAGTTTTGTGATGGCCATCTTGATCACACCGCTCGTGCGCCGGTTTGCGTATTTGATTGGAGCGGTCGATCACCCGAACGCCCGAAAAGTTCATATGCGGCCGATGCCGCGAATCGGCGGCCTCGCCATCTTCATCGCGTTTTTGATCGGCTATGCGCTCCTATTGCCAGCGAGCCGATACAATGACGCCATCTTGATCGGTGCCGTCGTCATCATCCTGACCGGTCTTATCGATGACCGGTTCCAGCTGTCGGCCCGCGTCAAACTGATGGGCCAGATGATCGCGACCGTCGTCGTGCTTCATTCCGGCATGCGCATCGAGATGATCAACTTGCCGTTCGACCAGCAGCTGTATCTCGGCTCATGGAGCATTCCCGTGACCGTGCTTTGGCTGATCGGCATCACGAACGCGATCAACTTGATCGACGGGCTCGACGGGCTCGCCGCCGGGGTGTCGAGCATCGCCCTCGGGACGATCGCGCTCCTCGCGATCATCCAAGGGAACGTCTATTTGACGATGATGGCCCTGCTGCTCCTCGCGAGCACGCTCGGCTTCCTCGTCCATAACTTCTATCCGGCGAAGATTTTCATGGGGGACACCGGGGCGCTCTTCCTCGGCTATATGCTCGCCGTGTTCTCGCTCATCGGGTTCAAGAACGTGACGTTGTTCTCGCTCGTCGTACCGGTATTGTTGCTCGGCCTGCCGATCTCGGACACGATCTTCGCAATCGTCCGCCGGCTCGTCCAAGGTCGGCCGCCGATGTCGCCCGACAAGTCGCACATGCACCACCAATTGATCGACATGGGGTTCACGACGCGGCAAGCGGTCCTTCTCATGTATGGGATGACGTTCTTCTTCGGCATCGCCTCGATCCTGTTCGCAAAGACGACGATGCTCGGGGCGGTCATCACGTTCGTCATCGTCTTGATCGTCATCGAACTGATCGTCGAGTCGACGGAGTTGATCCATCCGAACTATAAACCGATCATCCAGACGACCCGGCGCCTGCTCGGCCGGACGAACGCGTCGGATTGA